The Lacticaseibacillus pabuli region AAATGATTTCAGACCGCGGGATTATGTACAACAACAAGAAGACACTGGGCATGATGTTTGTCGACCCACGTGAACACCCAATTTCCATCCAGATTTTTGGGGGTACGAAGGAGACGCTGGTTAACGCGGCGAAGTTCGTTGACCAGAACACGCAGGCGGACATCATCGACATTAACATGGGCTGCCCGGTGCCTAAAGTGACGAAGACAGACTCAGGGGCACACTGGCTCCTTGATCCGGATAAGGTTTACGAAATGGTGGATGCCGTGGCACACGCCGTGAACAAGCCTTTGACCGTCAAGATGCGTACCGGCTGGGATGAAGACCACATTTACGCGGTTGAAAACGCCAAGGCGGCTCAGGCTGGTGGCGCGCAGGCGCTCGCGATGCACGGCCGGACCCGCAAGCAGTTGTACTCTGGTCATGCGGACTGGAACATTCTGGCAAAGGTCAAGGAGAACCTCGACATCCCGTTTATTGGGAACGGGGATGTCCGGAGCCCGCAAGATGCCAAGCGGATGCTTGATCAAACAGGGGCGGATGCAGTCATGATTGGCCGTGCTGCGCTGGGGAACCCTTGGATTCTCAAACAAGTTGCACAGTACCTCGATAATGGTGAGCTCATTCCAGAGCCAACGCCACGCGAGAAGGTTGCGACGGCGAAGCTGCAGCTCCAACGTCTGGTTAACCTGAAGGGTGAAGACCTGGCTGTGCGCGAGTTCCGTTCACAGGCGGCTTACTACCTCAAGGGTATTCCGCGTTCTGCGAAGACACGTGCTGCTGTTAACTCGGTCAACACCCAGGCGGAAGTTGATCAGATTTTCGATGAATTTGTCGACAAACTAGAAAACGAGCCAGTTCGGCGTTAATAATTTACAGAAAATTGAGGCAAGCGGCTGCGGCGGCTTGCTTTTTTGTGTGATAATGGGCAATATACGAACTGGAAACTAAGAACGGAGGAAACTCAGGTGGCAAAGAAGAGCGCCGAAGAAGCACACATGAACGACCAAATGCGGGCACGCCGTGAAAAGATGGATTTGATGCGCGAAGCAGGAATCGATCCTTTCGGGCACCGTTTTGATCGGACGCATAATACGAAGCAGGTTCACGACACTTACGGTGATTTCACTAAGGAAGAGCTGGAAGGCAAACACGCAGAGGTCATTATTGCGGGTCGGATGATGAGCAAGCGTGGTAAGGGTAAGGTCGGTTTTGCTGACATCCAGGACCGCGATGGCCGTATCCAGATTTACGTCCGCAAAGACGTGGTCGGGGATGACAACTACCAAATCTTCAAGAAGTCTGATTTAGGGGACATCATGGGGATTGCAGGTGATGTCATCAAGACGGATGCCGGGGAACTGACCGTGCGTGCAACGCACTTGACGTTCTTGAGCAAGGCATTGCGTCCATTACCTGATAAGTATCATGGTCTGACCAACGTTGAGCAGATTTACCGTCAGCGTTACTTGGACCTGCTCACGAATCGGGAGAGCTTTGAACGCTTCACCAAGCGGACAAAGATTATTTCCTCTGTTCGTCAGTACTTGGATGGGAATGGCTTCCTTGAGGTTGAAACACCAGTCCTGCACAACCAGGCCGGTGGTGCTTC contains the following coding sequences:
- the dusB gene encoding tRNA dihydrouridine synthase DusB; this encodes MASWHIGDIEIPNQVVVAPMAGVTNAAFRVTAKEFGAGLVVCEMISDRGIMYNNKKTLGMMFVDPREHPISIQIFGGTKETLVNAAKFVDQNTQADIIDINMGCPVPKVTKTDSGAHWLLDPDKVYEMVDAVAHAVNKPLTVKMRTGWDEDHIYAVENAKAAQAGGAQALAMHGRTRKQLYSGHADWNILAKVKENLDIPFIGNGDVRSPQDAKRMLDQTGADAVMIGRAALGNPWILKQVAQYLDNGELIPEPTPREKVATAKLQLQRLVNLKGEDLAVREFRSQAAYYLKGIPRSAKTRAAVNSVNTQAEVDQIFDEFVDKLENEPVRR